Genomic segment of Prionailurus viverrinus isolate Anna chromosome B4, UM_Priviv_1.0, whole genome shotgun sequence:
GAACAATTCTGGGCATGAAAGAACTCGGGGCATAGAGTTCTTTCTGAAGAAAGCACTAGAGAACAGAACAAGTCAGGTGAGAAGTAACTTTATTCACTACAGAAGAGAGATGGTGATGAGCATTACATATATGGAACTgtagggaaaaaaatactttaaaaagggCACAgaaaagagtaagagaaaaagCAGTGTTAATCGAATCACGTAGAAATGACAATGAAAAAGTTGAGAGGAAGAAGGGATACCATGAGAGGAGATAGAATTGACCCCTATGTAGTTGAGACTGTAAAGCTATTcaaacctgggggcacctgggtggctcagttggttgagcatccgactttggctcaggtcacgatctagcggtctgtgggttcaagccccgcgtcaggttctgtgctgacagctcagaccccggAACCatcttcagattccctgtctccacctctctctgctctctcaataataaaacgttaaaaaaaaaaaacaacaggtacTAAAACATGCTTAATTTTATCACAAGTTTGATGAAACTTCAAGACAGCCCCACATTTATCCATGTTGGTAGGCTATGATAGTTTGACTAGTTCTTAAGAGTAATTTCTGAAGACCTAATTTGGCAGTGAgatgttaatatttaatatccCTCTCTTACCACTGTTGAACTTGCCATGTTACCACCAATCCTCCCAAGTTTATGCTTCGTTTCTGCCTCCACTCCATACTGAAGACCAGATTATTGTTCCTTATCTGTGTACTTATCAGCATGGCATAGATTTCTTCACCCCAGGTCTCTAGTAGCTTCGCTTAGGTACCTAATTCATTTCAGTGAACAAAGCATTTGGAACACATGCTCCACCCTTCCCTTCCAGCTCCCTACCATTTCTTTGAGATCTCTTCCAGAAGTTGGATGTACAAGTATGTGTCCTTGCTTCCTAACCTCACCCAAATGTGTGAAGTTCCTTCCCAAGACAGTATCACACATTATTAGAATGCCAAGTGTGGACATTCTAGGAATGTCATCGTTCACTGAACACACAGCTggcaaaaacacattaaaaaaaacaagactctttGAAACGTATTCAAATAAGCCTCAATTTTAATAAGATCCTCTGCATACACATTTGCTACTGAAAATTGAACTACCACAAAAAACTTATTACAACTCTAATTTTTGAAAACCAGAAAACCTAGCCTATGCACCCTGCCATAATTATAATTATGCTCTCCAGCCAAACCACCCAATATTCTCTATGTATTCCTCCCTGCACAAGTTACGTGGCTTCCAATTTgatgttagggtttttttttaatgtttttattcgagagcatgagtgagggaagggcagagagaaacacacacacacacacacacacacacacacacacacacacacacaatctgaagcaggctccagcctcccagctgccagcacagaaccctactCTACAGAGCtctagtcggatgcttaacccaacagagccacccaggagccccatgttaggtTAACCGATCTTCATGACTTCAGGTTTCTCAAACACCCAGGCTACACTCAAAACCCACTAGTGCTTCCTTGGGTCATATCAAAAAGTGGAACTAAAGTAGATTGAGGTCACTCAAATGCAAAACACCGGATTCCTCACAAATTATTGTTATCAAGGTAGAAAAGACAGAGCTAATATAGGTTATCAAGGTAGAAAAGACAGAGCTAATATAGATTATCAAAATATTATACTTTGTCTATAGTAGAGCAGCCTTCCCAAGGTGCTGCATAATGATTCTAAAATTACTAGCAAGGAAAACACCATATAATAACGTTTATGTTTACATAGACTCCATGTCATAATTATTCTCCATGCTGGTATCCTCGGGAGGTCTATGATACAGGCAATAATGACATCTACATCTAAATCTTTCTACTCTGGATtcatcctggaaaaaaaaaaagagagatgaattgcattaatttaaataaaatggattaattgCACCACTAATTGAACTGTAACAACCCTCAAATCTAGGACTGGTTATTAGAATAGCCTTTGAAATACACTTGTGGGGCAAAGAGGAGGCAAGATTGAAATGTATGGGTACTAAAGAATGCCAGATTGCAGATCATTTTGTAATGGTAACATCTGAGCgtcaaaaatatattctaaggTCATTCTCTGAATGCCTTAAATGTTAAGTCCTCCTAGATTCTGTACTCGTGTTATTGCCCTCTTACCACAGAGTACATTGTACATCTACCATAAGATAAAAGTTGGAgaatcttagtttttaaaaatatttttgaggggcacctgggtggctcagttggttgagcggccgactttggctcgggtcatgatctcgcggtccgtgagttcgagccccgcgtcgggctctgggctgacagctcagagcctggagcctgtttcggattctctgtctccctctctcggaccctcccccgttcatgctctgtctctctctctgtctcaaaaataaattaacattacacaaaataaataaataataaaaataaaataaaaatatttttgagagagcgagtggctgaggggcagagagagaggcagaatcccaagcaggctctaggctggtcagcgtagagcccaatgtggggctcgaactcaggacccgagccgaaatcaagagtcaagatgcttaacccactgagccacccaggtgatctaAAAgttaaagaatcttaaaaacacaGGTGTTATTCACATCCTGCACTCAGGAGTGACCGCTGCTCATCATTCTTAAAACATCCTAATTGACATTGGGTTCCCAGAGTTAGGCagcgctgtcagcccagatcaCATGAACCTACCGTGGAACGCTGGTTGAAGTAGCGATGATTTTTAATAAACCACATCAGCctttccatcctttctttccGAGCAGTTAACAAAGTCCTTACTCCACCCCTCCTCCTGTTGCTGAGTATTCGGTCCACAAGTCCCTGTGGTTTCGTCTCTGTGTCCTGCTGTTGGGGTGGATATTCTGGTAGAGGGGAAGGAAGTTTGATACTAGGGTCGAGAGTCAATTGACTAAGGTTCTTTATTAATACTTCGGAGATGGTTTGAGAGGCAGctgaaagacaaaagaaagttaAGATCCATTAGGGTGAATTGCAATATCCAGAAGTCACTTGTCTCTTGCTCAAAGTAGGTGTGCCTGTTAAAACAGGTTAACAATAAACATTGGGAGGTTCTTCAGGGTTAAGATCACACATAGACATTACCTACTGTGTTAGTGTAACACACCTCAAATGGTGAGAGCATACATTTGAAAATGTGCTTAAGAATCCACtgtgataggggtgcctgggtggctcagtcggttaagtgaccgactttggctcaggtcatgatctctcggtccgtgagtttgagccccgcatcgggctctgtgctgatagctcggagcctggagcctgcttctgtttctgtgtctccctcactctctgccccttcccattcgtgctctctctctgcctttcaaaaatgaataaatgttaaacaaacaaaaatgaaaaagaatccaCTGTGatagagggcacctgggtagctcagtaaattaagcatctgattccaagagttggtttcggctcaggtcgtgatctcaagttCCGTGgaatttgagccctacgttgggttctgtgctaacagtggggagcctgcttgggattcttgctctcctctgcccctcccctgctccctctgcctcttgaaataaatcaacttaaaaaagctaaaaattggggcacctgggtggctcagtcggttgggcggccgacttcggctcaggtgacgatcttgcagtccgtgagttcgagccccgtgtcgggctctgggctgatggctcagagcctgaagcctgcttccgaatctgtgtctccctctctctctgcccctcccccgttcatgctctgtctctctctgtctcaaaaataaataaacgttaaaaaaaaaaaaaaattttaggggcgcctgggtggcgcagtcggttaagcgtccgacttcagccaggtcacgatctcgccgtccgggagttcgagccccacgtcaggctctgggctgatggctcagagcctggagcctgtttccgattctgtgtctccctctctctctgcccctcccccattcatgctctgtctctctctgtcccaaaaataaaaacgttgaaaaaaaaaattaaaaaaaaatttttttttaaaagctaaaaattaaataaataagaacccaCTATAATGGAAAAGGCTTCATTCTCAgaatttccccctcttcctcttatCGGCAGTTCTGAGgttagattttttcccccagtgtcAAAAGATACCTTATGTATAGGATTccaactgggaaaaaaatatggGACAGAAATCAGGTATTGGCAGTTCTCCTATTTTCAtgtgtgtgaatttttaatagcggggtggggaggggaagcaaagCATTAATGCAAGTCAAAATTAGCAAACAAGTTTCAGCAGTTCACCTTGATAATTATAAAAAAACCTCTTAAATTTTCCTAGGGGAGGGTGGGTAGGAGAAAACACTCACCCAGTGAAATAGACAAAGTAACCTGAAATATAACAGTCTCTCTCCTTAAGCAGAACTAGAAGTCAACAGGCTGTTCCCCCCTTCACTCCTACCCAGCCTTTTCGTGGTGTTCTCTCCACTCAAACTCATTTGTTTTGGGAAATCAGCCACTCACTTGCCTCTTTCCGAACCATTATGCATACCCCACACACACTCCCATCTCATAGAAGGCAGTTAACCTTAATCTTTCCTGTGTGaaagcatttaaatataaaagtcagTTTCCATCTGACTTCTAGCGACTTGTGCACATGTAAATAAAGATCCCTAGCTGCAGAACCGTCAGGGTCTATGGCAGATTTGAGGAAAACCAAAGATCCGATCAAATAGACCTTACAAATGTCTTCATGAATTTCACCCCTTGTATATGTCCACTCAGGCTCTTCCCTCAAAGACGCAGGGTGGGGTGGCGGTGTGGACTggtgagggggcggggaggagactgGTGCCTGGCAGGGGATGTTGATGGTAGCAGAATATAAAATGTCAGGCTTCCCTTCCAGCTGGGGCCCACCTACCACCATCAGCCTACGCCATCCAGCCCCACCGTTAGGGTATTTAGGTTTCAAATCCCAAGGGTCTGGTTCTCCAAGGCCAAGCCTGGGATTGGGTGGAGCTCCAAGAGCTTCTCTGGTAGGAGAAGAACCCAGGAAGGAGAGGGCCTAATTAGCACTATGCCTGGAGCAGCGTTCCCAAGAAAGCCCTCCAGAATGCATCCTACTAATTTACATTACACTCACTGGCTTTTAACGATGGGCCCCCTCCTTCAATTTCCTCCGCAAGGCCATTTCCCTGTTTATTAACATTCCTAAAGGGGAAATTTAGCTGGAAAACCAATTCAGAAAAGGTTGGGGAGATTCAAAAAGCCCATAGGTTACCTTGGGAGTTTAGGCTTCTAATGtttgcgtgttttttttttttccctttcctttttaccATTCCTAACACGTATTGAGGATAGGCAGACATTTTCAGGCACGGCCTAGGAGGATTCTGGATTGCTTTTGCCCAGAAACTGGGCAGAAAGGATTGAAGTATTCCTGAGCCCAGTAAGCAAGCAATGCagttctcccccttccccagcttcTAGCTCTTCCCGTGTCTTCACCAGAGGGACCTACATACACAACGTGGCCCTCCCGTAGGGAGGTGGTTTACTTCTCTGCATTCCTGTGTGTTCCGAAAAGGCACTATCTGGCTTACCTGAGCCTCCCTGGGAATTTTCTTCACTGGCCATCTGAGAAGGTTCTGGGCCACAGGATGGGTAAAGCTTCGTTGGCGAATCCATCGAAAGCCAAGTCTCAGTCCTTCTAGACCTTTGGATTCCAGTGGAAAGCAATGGGCTCAACTAGCTGCCAAGTAGCCTGGAAAGAACGAGATAGCCCAGAAAGGGCGagaaaaactgaggctccaaCAAACCGTGgcgagagaaaaagaacaaacctcAAAGTTTCGATCTGGTTTCCTCTTAAAACTACAGATAAGCCAATCAGCGAGCCTATTTTAATGTAAATGCTAATGGTTAAAGGGTAAGGTGAGTGGGCGTCATCCTATTAGCGGAATGAGAGGATAATTCTTCATCTGCTCTGCATTAAAACAATCATACTCTGTCTTGTAGGCTGGAAATTTTTACCAGAATCTCAGGTTGTGTCTCCCTAAGGTtgccttaaaaatctttttttgtttgtttgtttttttcaaactaCTTCGGGAGATGGCTCCTGGTTTGTGAACTGGGCTTTAAGGTATTCTCgtgcagagaggtgaagggtGGTTCTCCTCCCAACCGCTGATTAATTCCCAATTAAACTGACTGAGGAAGTTTCCTTAAAGTTTTCCTTGCCTCGCATCTTAAACCTGGGGTTGCTGGTAAGGGAAAGTAGAGGAGAAATAAAGTGTCTGTTATAAACACTTTACTAGCTTGATATTTTATGGATGTGTATCTTGGAtcgctttttttgtttgtttattattttttttaacgtttatttatttttgagacagggagagacagagcatgaacggggggggggcgggggggggcagagagagggagacacagaactggaagcaggctctaggctctgagccatcagcccagagcccgatgcggggctcgaactcacggagtgtgagatcgtgacctgagctgaagtcggacgcctaaccgactgagccacccaggcgcccctgtttgtttatttttgagagaggtagagagagagcctgagcacgcaagcaggggaggggcgggggggggggggcggtagcGGATTCAAGagaactctgcactgacaaaggCAACCCTGaattggggctcgaactcacgaacagtcagatcgtgacctgagccaaagtcagacactcaacctactgagccacccaggagtccctgtaattttactttgttttataggCTATTAGTTGAATCACATTTAACATTTGTGAGCAGCTGAAATTAACTAAATTTATAaatccccttcctgcctccccccatTTGTGCTGAACTCTGGCCAAGAGCACCAATATTAACTGCTGATTTTCTGCTGGAGGTGGGAGATCGAGTCCCCAGctgtcccaccctctccccaTTCCCCTCAATGTGCAGCTTCCTCCACTCCCCTTTTAGCTggaaatcatgagaaaatactCAAAAGCAATCTTGCTTGTTTTTAGTAAAAAAGCAAGTCGAGGTTCTgatcaagaaatatttgtataaGAGATGAGGAACAGCCCTAAGTACATGTTAGGTCACAATACTTGATTCAGGCGTTTCTGGAAAAGTGCAGCCTCCAGATAGCCAGCATCAACAGCGCCTGGTAACTTGTTAGATATGATTAGAAAGCACCGAGCTCCAACCCACATCTACTGAATCAAAGACCACGGCCCAGCCATCATCGATGTAGTGATTCTGAGGTGTGCTAACGTTTAAGAAGCTCTGCTTAATGGCATTCTTGACTCTCCACGCCTGTTGTTCTCGGCTGTTTCCTCCCTTGCCCTGGCTACTGGTCCCATGGCAGTCTCTCAAAATTCCGGTGGGAGAGGTGAGGGCAAAAATCAGATTACAAGAGGTATAAGATTCAGAAGACAGTGAAAAAGGCCGGTATAGACTCCCAAGAAATCCAGGTTTAGGACAAAGGGGAGAGAGCCTTGGCTGCAAGAAGGTGCAGGATATGAATGGTGGAGGTTCAGTTTGCTTCAACATGACAGAAGCTGagacaaaagcaaaggaaagtaaaaatacGGAGAGACGGGATAGTTGGGGAAACACCCTCCCAAAATATGCTTTAAacaatcagattttttaaaaaaaaagtcttatttatttatgagagagagagagagagagagagagagagagaaggcacgagcctgagaaggggagagacagagagagaggaagagagagaatcccaagcagactctcactgttagtgcagagcccattatggggcttgaactcacaaaccctgagatcatgacctgagccaaaaccaagagtcagatgcttaaccaactgagccacccaggtgccccgagattaaaaaaatctttcagggggcacctgggtggctcagttggttaaaggaccgagttcagctcaggtcatgatctcatggctcatgagttcgagtcccatgtcaggctctgtgctgacagctcagagcctggagcctgctttggattctgtgtctccctctctctgcccttcccttgttcactctctgcctctctctcaaaaataaataaacattaaaaaaaaaatctttcaaaattatgacacatttctatttaacatgttttttttttctttatagtatgAAAGATGAGGTAAAAAGCCAAACAGACTAAAGCAACTTGGAGAataaaaaaagactgtaaaagCATACATCAAGGAAACTATCCCTAATTTCTCCAGAGATAAGAAATCATAtaacaggggcatctggctggcttagaAGAGTATGTAGctcttgatcacagggtcgtgaggtcaagccccacactggctgtagagattacttaaaaataatttttaaaaaatcatataacatATACTGCTATATAACATATAAACAGGATGccctttttaaagaaggaaaacagcGAAAAATAGAATACCTGGAAATGAGAAATTTGAtgttagaaactaaaaaaaaccatggtttaggggcgcctgggtggcgcagtcggttaagcgtccgacttcagccaggtcacgatctcgcggtccgcgagttcgagccccgcgtcaggctctgggctgatggctcagagcctggagcctgtttccgattctgtctccctctctctctgcccctcccccgttcatgctctgtctctctctgtcccaaaaaaataaataaacgttgaaaaaaaaaaaagtaaaaaaacccaTGGtttgaagaagaaatcaaagatattCCCTCAATAATTAAAGCAGAACCACAAACAGATGTAAAACAGGAGAAgagatataagaaaatgaaaatttaagatCAGGAAGTATAATGGCTTCAGATTCTTCAACAACAACACCGAAGGCTAGAGGATAGTGGAGAAATCCCTTccaaattctgaaggaaaatgctttccaacctagaattctgcATTAGTCAAACGACTGAGCCAGTGTGGAACATCCTCAAACATTCAGGTTCTCAAAAAATGTCACCACTGGCATAGTTTCCTTAGTCTTGTGGCAAAGTAACTTGATATGAGAACACTACCAGGTAAGTATTCCTAAGGTCATGAAACAGGCTCACAGACCATACTAAAAagctcattaaatttttttttaattaaaaatcaaaacactcCTATCTTGCCagtttttttaagtcaatttaaCGAGCACAGCAAAGAGCAAAGCAAAAGGAAGGGGGCAGACAGAACGTTAAAAACAAGACGataggcccaaaatggagtcgcTCATGCTAAGCCCCATGTCACCAAAttgaaattgaattgaattacAATGTTGGCTCTCCCAGCATGCAATTTGAAACCAGTTAATCAGAATCTCCACATCAATACTAGTTAGGTAATCTGTGCAACTAATAGACCCCTGCCATGCCCTAAAGGAAAGTACCCTTGCAATAACCAATCTGCTTTCTTGCCTAGAACAACCTCCTGAATCCTGCTCCTTTCTGCCTATAAACTCTCTTTTCTTGTGTAGCTCTTTAGAATTTCCTTCTATTTGCTATACTGGATGCTGCCCAATGCATGAATCGTTGAACAAagccaataagatctttaaaatttactcccctgaattttgttttttagaaatagGATACAATCTAGATGAATGGTTCTTAATTCCGAAGTTATGGGATATGCAGTTGATAGGGTTCATACACGCTCCCCTAAAATATGacatcttggggctcctgggtggcccagctggttaagccACCTATGTGAGTTtgggagttagagccccacgttgggctcgcgctggcagtgcagagcctgcttggaattgtctctccccaactctttctgcctcccccccccccccatgcgctgtctctctctctctctctcaaaataaataaataaactttaggggtgcctgagtggctcagtcggtgtaaccatctgacttcggctcacgtcgtgatctcgtggttcctgagtttgaagccccaaccaccccccccccaccccccacccccccccgccacacctctgtgcttacagctcggatcctggagcctccttcagattctgtgtctccctctctctctgccccttccccgctcacgctctgtctctcaaaaatgaataaacttaaaaaaaataaaataaataaacttaaaaaaatgaacacataaaatatGACGTCTTGGCATATTGACTATTTCAAGCTGAGAGGTGCTCTTCCCATACCTGGAAGGGAACGTCTTCATCGCCTaaattcccctcccccccccccccccctccttaaCCTACGATATCCTTCCACGACTGTCTCCTCTTCCTCAAACCTAGCATAAAAACGCTCAGGTTTAACTCTTCGTTCAGGTGTTCATTTCCTCCTGGAGGCTCCTGTAAGGAAAACTTGCGATGAGTAAACGTGTGTgcttttctcctgctaatctgCCTTGGTCAGTTTAATTTTGAGACCCAGCCAGGGACCTTCACGGGGTCAAGGAAAGCTGCTTCGTTCCCCACACCGTGTTTATATGTTTGTCTCTCTACCGCTCCTCCTTCCGCTTTGACGGGGTGGTCATGAGAACCAGAGTGGATGGAGGTTTGAGGAAAGTGCCGAAGGAGCAGGTGCTAGGTACCAATAACGTACACTGATTCCACCAGTGAAATAGGCCTGGCCATAGCTATAGCTTGCCGAGTAGCCTGGTGAGCAATCatgaattttatttgcattttaaaggcaGACCGCAACGGGATAAAAGTGGGTGCCACTAACCGGTGGCTGATTTAGGGATCAGACAGTTGCTAGTCCGCAGGTGATATGATCATAGCTTGTTCTTTCCCTACTTTTCTTTCTGCAAGTaataactgtttttttaaatcttattggTTGCTATTTGActtactgtatatatttatattttaacttactgtatatttgggggcacctgggtggctcggtgggttgggCCACCGACttccgcttgggtcatgatctcgctgttggtgacttcgagccctgcgttgggctctgtgccgacagcttagagcctggagcctgttttggattctgtgtcaccctctctctctctctctctgcccctcccctgctcgcagaGTAAATAAatcccctgtctctcaaaaataaataaacagggcgcctgggtggctcagtcggttaagcgtccgacttcagctcaggtcacgatctcatggtccgtgagttcgagccccgcgtcgggctctgggctgatggctcggagcctggagcctgcttccgattctgtgtctccctctctctctgccccttcccagttcatgctctctctctctgtcccaaaaataaataaacttaaaaaaaatttttttttaataaataaacattaaaaatcaaaaatatattacaaaaataataacttaCTGTGTATTTAAACACCCAATGAACTCTACGAATACCTCATGTGCTACTTATTTAGTGAGTATCCACACTTAACTATGAGTTATCTCCTAAGTACTAACTTGCAGCCGGGCTTAACATTTAAGAGTATCTCCATcctatttcttctctccctctattgCAGAATTGAATATTCTCAAATAACACTTCAAATGCATGTTGTACCTTTTAACAGGAATGTTGATCtaactaaaacagaaaataaccgAATCAGAAGAATGAGGAGATTGGAAATATGTGAGTGTGAGGTACGGGAGAAGAAAGGACTAAATCTGTGTGTCGGAATTCGATACTAATGCctaacaccaaaaaacaaaaataaaaataaagaagtatcaTTGTAAGCTTGCTATTTTGAAATGAGGAGacaaacggggtgcctgggtgactcagtcgcttaagcatctaactggctcaggtcatgatctcgcagttcgtgagttcgagccccgtgttgggctctgtgctggcagctgggagcctggagtgtgtttccttctctctctctctctctctctctctctccccccccccccccttcttggctcctccccgccccctctctctctcaaaaataaataaacatttaaaaaaagatctagtctcttagcaacttttgaagtttataatacaaAGATTATATACTTTG
This window contains:
- the DPPA3 gene encoding developmental pluripotency-associated protein 3, with product MDSPTKLYPSCGPEPSQMASEENSQGGSAASQTISEVLIKNLSQLTLDPSIKLPSPLPEYPPQQQDTETKPQGLVDRILSNRRRGGVRTLLTARKERMERLMWFIKNHRYFNQRSTDESRVERFRCRCHYCLYHRPPEDTSMENNYDMESM